One stretch of Odocoileus virginianus isolate 20LAN1187 ecotype Illinois chromosome 26, Ovbor_1.2, whole genome shotgun sequence DNA includes these proteins:
- the CCK gene encoding cholecystokinin isoform X2, with protein sequence MNRGVCLCLLMAVLAAGALAQPVPHADPTGPRAQQAEEAPRRQLRAVPRADDEPRAHLGALLARYIQQARKAPSGRMSVIKNLQSLDPSHRISDRDYMGWMDFGRRSAEEFEYTS encoded by the exons ATGAACCGCGGCGTGTGCCTGTGCTTGCTGATGGCCGTCCTGGCGGCGGGCGCCCTGGCGCAGCCGGTGCCTCACGCGGACCCCACGGGCCCTCGGGCGCAGCAGGCGGAGGAGGCGCCCCGCAGGCAGCTGAGGGCGGTGCCGAGGGCGGACGACGAGCCCCGAGCACACCTGGGCGCGCTGCTGGCCAGGTACATCCAGCAGGCTCGGAAAG CTCCTTCTGGCCGAATGTCTGTGATCAAGAACCTGCAGAGCCTGGACCCGAGCCACAGGATAAGTGACCGGGACTACATGGGCTGGATGGATTTTGGCCGGCGCAGTGCTGAGGAGTTTGAATACACCTCCTAG
- the CCK gene encoding cholecystokinin isoform X1 — MNRGVCLCLLMAVLAAGALAQPVPHADPTGPRAQQAEEAPRRQLRAVPRADDEPRAHLGALLARYIQQARKGTQAASLSLPSASRPDLLLYHRASEAPSGRMSVIKNLQSLDPSHRISDRDYMGWMDFGRRSAEEFEYTS; from the exons ATGAACCGCGGCGTGTGCCTGTGCTTGCTGATGGCCGTCCTGGCGGCGGGCGCCCTGGCGCAGCCGGTGCCTCACGCGGACCCCACGGGCCCTCGGGCGCAGCAGGCGGAGGAGGCGCCCCGCAGGCAGCTGAGGGCGGTGCCGAGGGCGGACGACGAGCCCCGAGCACACCTGGGCGCGCTGCTGGCCAGGTACATCCAGCAGGCTCGGAAAGGTACGCAGGccgcctctctgtccctcccttctGCCTCCAGGCCTGACCTTCTTCTCTACCATCGGGCTAGTGAAG CTCCTTCTGGCCGAATGTCTGTGATCAAGAACCTGCAGAGCCTGGACCCGAGCCACAGGATAAGTGACCGGGACTACATGGGCTGGATGGATTTTGGCCGGCGCAGTGCTGAGGAGTTTGAATACACCTCCTAG